Within Zootoca vivipara chromosome 10, rZooViv1.1, whole genome shotgun sequence, the genomic segment AATTAATGCCTTGTTTTGTGCCAGCATGGCATTCTAAATATTAAGATAGGGAAGTCTGCATTCTGCTGGAGTGACACCCAGTGGGGACATTATTCTGTTGTATTGCTGCTTATTAAGGGAAGGACCATAATCCCTTGCTGTGCACACAGATTCTTGTGAGTAGTGTGCATAATTGCAGAGAAAATATGAAACCCAGCAGATTTTAATCCAACATGGATTTTGGGATTGTCTGGATCGcaaccttttaattttttaatttttttttactattcaaGTTTTTACTGTTTTACTGGTGGTAGATGGGCAGCTGGTGGagatgttttaacaatggtgtcacatgTCGGCCATGTGTTCCCATcagcagtctggctgctgcattctgcactagttgGAGCTTCTGAACCAAGCCCAACAGCAGCCCCATccagagctcattgcagtaatccagactTGAGGGTAACAAAGCGTGGACTACAGCAGTCAGGCTGTCCCTGTCAAGGACCATCCATAGCTGGCGAACCAGACAGATCTGATAAAAGGCACTTCTAGCCACATAGGCCACTTGGGCCTCTAGtacatgggttggcaaactaagacCCGCGGGCCAGgtcaggcccaattgccctctggatccTGCCTGTGGGTGGTCCTGGAATCGCCACTTGGATCGGCGTGATCGTTTGGGCTGCGCCATTTTTTTGCAATCCCCCCCCCGGTGCCTTCCGCCCCCCATGgctccgcctcctccctccctcctcctggcttctccccaccctgaggAGGAAGGGAGTTGGGCTTTGATTGGTGCCAGCCAATCCAAAGCCTCGCCGCCCACACACTAAGGCACGGCCCAGACTCGCCAACCGCCCGCCGGCCTCTCCGTCCGGATCGAGACGTTAGCACACAATTTACGTGGGGAGACAGATCTGATTCCTGTCCCTGTTCTGCTATTCTTCAGTATTGCTGAATGGAGGAAGTTAAAGCAATAAGCACCCCAGACAAAACAcgtttggatagctcagttggttggagcatggtgctgattatgccaaggttgcaggctcaATCGCTGTATTTggctagatggtcctcagggctCTTCCaacaacactacaattctattattatttgaattggaAAGTTTCTTAGTCTAAATGATTGAATCATGGGTGCATCAACATAGGTTTGTGCAGAAATGCACGTGAATTCACATTAATTTTTGTCCACTAGTTCTGCTCACTTTGTTCCATTCCACTGCTCATTTCCCCCATCAGACTTCCTGTGAGCCTTGTAGAAGTTCCTGTGGTGCGTACGCCATGTCTAGATTTATCTATATGTGCATTTCTCTTTTAGGTGCAGTCTCTTCAGTCTGCATTTGGAGGTTTCGAATTGACGCTGAAAAATGCTCAGCAGAAGCAAGAAGTCACGGAAAAGGCTGTTaggcaaggggagggagagatcgCTCGCATTGGTGAGGTTCTTCAGAAACTGCAAAATGAAATTCTGAAAGACCTGTCAGATGGCATCCACGTTGTAAAAGACGCCAGAGAGCGAGATTTCACGTCGCTGGAGAACACTGTGGAAGACAGGCTAACTGAGTTAACTAGGTCGATAAACGACAATATTGCTGAATTCACAGATGTTCAGAAACGGAGCCAAGAGGAAATCAATGAAGTGAAAATGAAGGTGGCTTCCCTAGGTGAAGCAGAGGTGTACAAACACGAACTTCATGCTTTGAAAGGCGTTGTTGACGAGATGCAAACGTCCATGGAAGCAAAAGAGAAGACTATAGAGTCCTTGAAAAGTATGATAGATTGGATGGAATCGGATGTGTTGTCCGAAGTCAAAGAACTTGTCAATCTCAAGCAGGAGCACGAAAAGTTCAAAGAGGTGGCTGATGCAGAGCACATTTCATTACAAGCTCTACAAGATAAAGTTCTTAAAGCAGAAGAGGCTATTGGACATCTCCCTGGTGAGCTTGAGAGACTCCGGGAAGATCTCTTCCACATCAAGACTTCTGCCAATGCACAAGAAGGTGATGCTCTACCCAGAGACATCGTAGCAACTCTGCAAATGAAGAGTGAAGGATTTGAATCCAGGTTCAGGTCTATAGAAGAGAACCTTGAGGCTTTGAGGTCACCATCTGCACAGCACACTGAAGGGATGGAATCTCTTCTCTCCAAGTATGACAGCAAGCTAGCTGCTTTAGAGGAAGAGCTCGGCTCCATCCAGGCTAATTTAGAGAAAGAGGTGCGCTCAGTGACAGATACCGTAAGGAGCCTTAGTGAATCTCAGCTCTCCATGTACAGTGATGTTGAGGAGCTAAGGAGGAGCGTGAGCGACTTCCCAAACAACGCTGATGCACTTGATAACATCCAGAAACAGGTCCGTGCTCTGCTGGATAAAGAAAAGCCTCAAATGGATGCAGGGCAATCCAGAGATAATCTAGGGGAACTCTCTTCTGTGGTAGGTTCTGTTGATGAGCTGCGATCTTCTCTCGGCCAGGCTGAATCCGACTTAAAAATGCTCAGGACTGCAGTTGACAGTCTGGTTGCTTACTCTGTGAAAATAGAAACCAACGAGAATGACGTCCAGTCACTGAAGAGCTCCTTAGAGGATATAAAGAATGACCTGGACAGGTTGTTTGTGAAAGTAGAAAAGATACATGAAAAGGTTTAGCTACCTAGTGTAGAGCATGTGTAACTGCAAAACCAAAAATAGTTTTCATAGGCCAAagagttttgttgctgttgttggggaACATGGAATATTGGTGGGTTTGAAGCTAAAACCTGTTGGTGCCGTTATAACAATCATAACACTTTCTAGTT encodes:
- the CKAP4 gene encoding cytoskeleton-associated protein 4, with protein sequence MSSAKQRSGKGGSSAPSDKGAHSNLPDDVAKKQQQQQPNQAHAKGSKGGASGAGGGKASSSSSSFCSLAKAFNFLLSLALIAAAAFSGYYVHRLSEEVNRISVRQEGFGSQREELARALEGAVQKVQSLQSAFGGFELTLKNAQQKQEVTEKAVRQGEGEIARIGEVLQKLQNEILKDLSDGIHVVKDARERDFTSLENTVEDRLTELTRSINDNIAEFTDVQKRSQEEINEVKMKVASLGEAEVYKHELHALKGVVDEMQTSMEAKEKTIESLKSMIDWMESDVLSEVKELVNLKQEHEKFKEVADAEHISLQALQDKVLKAEEAIGHLPGELERLREDLFHIKTSANAQEGDALPRDIVATLQMKSEGFESRFRSIEENLEALRSPSAQHTEGMESLLSKYDSKLAALEEELGSIQANLEKEVRSVTDTVRSLSESQLSMYSDVEELRRSVSDFPNNADALDNIQKQVRALLDKEKPQMDAGQSRDNLGELSSVVGSVDELRSSLGQAESDLKMLRTAVDSLVAYSVKIETNENDVQSLKSSLEDIKNDLDRLFVKVEKIHEKV